The sequence below is a genomic window from Ignavibacteriales bacterium.
TTTCTTAATCAGAGGGAATACAGAATGAACTCAAGTGAAAATTATGTGTTAAATATATTCAGACAGACAGGTGCCTTACTCGAAGGGCATTTTCTTTTAACATCCGGCAGACACAGCAATATTTATTTTCAATGTGCAAAAGTATTGCAACATCCAGAGTACACTGAATTATTATGCTCCAAGATTGCGGAAAATTTTAAACACCAGGTGATTGATACAGTTATTGCACCTGCAATCGGCGGTATTGTAGTTGGTCAGGAAGTAGCAAGAATATTAAAGAAGCGAAGCATCTTCGCTGAAAGGGAAGATAAAACCCTGACACTTCGTCGTGGATTTTCTCTTGCAGAGGGAGAAAAAGTACTAGTCTGTGAAGATGTGGTAACAACAGGCGGATCAGTATTTGAGGTTATTGATATCGTAAAGTCATACGGCGCCGAAGTTGTAGGTGTTGGATTTATTGTTGATCGCAGTAATGGTAAAGTAAATTTTGGATTCCCACAGTTCAGCACAATGCAGATAGAGGCTGTTTCATTTTCACCAGATGAATGCGAGTTATGCAAGAAGGGACTTGAACTTGTAAAACCGGGCTCCAGGAAAATTCTTAAATGATAAAACTTCTAACATATCTGCGTGAATTTCTTGGCAGCGATCTTCTTT
It includes:
- a CDS encoding orotate phosphoribosyltransferase; translated protein: MNSSENYVLNIFRQTGALLEGHFLLTSGRHSNIYFQCAKVLQHPEYTELLCSKIAENFKHQVIDTVIAPAIGGIVVGQEVARILKKRSIFAEREDKTLTLRRGFSLAEGEKVLVCEDVVTTGGSVFEVIDIVKSYGAEVVGVGFIVDRSNGKVNFGFPQFSTMQIEAVSFSPDECELCKKGLELVKPGSRKILK